A section of the Gloeobacter violaceus PCC 7421 genome encodes:
- a CDS encoding IS4-like element ISGvi4 family transposase produces MLLDFPQLVKTFLSALPDRDFPVLDSRLFFSCWLALIMDKSTVSMQDLFKRLNRTGIPVDISTFSKACKSRSLQMFEQLYRDLLARVRRELPVKQLHPCPIDSTVVGLTSKLLWAQSYHQVKLLACLEHGSGATEGSLINFGYDHDSNFVNEMLQAIPENGVGIFDRGFAGLEYLKNAQASSKYFLMRIPSNYKFTFEGNAGQMRVGTGKESGMYRVVNFCDIENRAEYRLVTNLPAEGECFVSDEEVMELYRQRWQIELLWKFLKMHLKLKRLMTKNENGIRMQLYVTLIAHLLLELVAVPKMWGSQRLDKLRYLQCCMCKEISYVHWLGKLLGSRRRRVWSLKLCANVY; encoded by the coding sequence ATGTTACTCGATTTTCCGCAACTTGTCAAAACCTTTCTGTCCGCTTTGCCCGATCGCGATTTCCCTGTCCTCGACTCCAGGCTCTTTTTCAGTTGCTGGCTGGCCCTCATTATGGACAAGAGTACCGTCAGCATGCAGGACCTATTCAAACGCCTCAACCGCACCGGTATCCCCGTCGATATCTCCACTTTTTCCAAAGCCTGCAAGTCCCGTTCTCTGCAGATGTTTGAGCAGCTGTACCGGGATTTGCTTGCCCGGGTCAGGCGAGAGTTGCCCGTCAAACAACTGCATCCTTGCCCGATTGACTCGACGGTAGTCGGCTTGACAAGCAAGTTGCTATGGGCGCAAAGCTATCACCAGGTCAAACTGCTCGCCTGCCTTGAACACGGCAGCGGCGCCACCGAGGGTAGCCTGATCAATTTTGGCTACGACCACGATTCTAATTTTGTTAATGAAATGCTTCAAGCGATTCCTGAAAATGGCGTAGGTATCTTCGACCGGGGCTTTGCAGGACTGGAATATCTAAAAAATGCCCAGGCATCAAGCAAATATTTTTTAATGCGCATCCCGAGCAATTACAAGTTCACCTTCGAGGGCAATGCTGGCCAGATGCGGGTGGGAACGGGCAAAGAGTCCGGGATGTATCGGGTGGTCAACTTCTGCGATATCGAGAACCGGGCTGAGTATCGGTTGGTCACCAATTTACCTGCCGAAGGCGAATGTTTTGTCAGTGACGAAGAGGTGATGGAACTGTACCGTCAACGCTGGCAAATAGAGCTGTTATGGAAGTTTCTGAAAATGCATCTGAAGCTGAAGCGGCTGATGACAAAAAATGAGAATGGTATCCGGATGCAGCTCTACGTGACCCTGATTGCCCACCTGTTACTGGAACTGGTGGCAGTGCCGAAGATGTGGGGAAGTCAGCGGTTGGATAAGTTGCGCTACTTGCAATGTTGTATGTGCAAAGAAATCAGTTATGTGCATTGGCTGGGAAAATTACTGGGTAGCCGGAGGCGCAGGGTCTGGTCGCTCAAATTGTGTGCAAATGTCTACTGA
- a CDS encoding histidine phosphatase family protein: protein MRVVLVRHGQSTWNAQGLVQGRTDRSVLSEAGVAQARATAAVLETVAFGAAFCSPLQRARQTVDLLLAGRSPVVVEYCESLMEIDLPGWEGLNHAQLAERFPEEHALWRRAPEKLDLGGFVPLAALWEQARDFWRMLLARPATATVLVVAHNAINKALISTALGLPPSAYARLLQSNTGISVLNFDAAGYAQLESLNLTAHTGAALPKYKQGTRLLLVRHGETEWNRMERFQGQIDVPLNDQGRAQAEQAATFLKEMPITRAFSSPLLRPKATAEAILRFHPEVALEFVPALQEICHGQWEGKFRAEIDLLFPGELERWQREPHSVQMPEGENLTQVWERATDAWSGIVRGVDSGVVLVVAHDAINKAIVAAAVGAGPEDFWRFKQGNGSVTVIDYPDGPEGRPQLSAVNITSHLGGVFDCTAAGAL, encoded by the coding sequence ATGCGCGTTGTGCTGGTTCGCCATGGCCAGAGTACCTGGAATGCCCAGGGTCTTGTCCAGGGGCGCACGGATCGGTCGGTGCTGAGCGAAGCCGGTGTCGCCCAGGCGCGCGCCACCGCCGCCGTTCTTGAAACGGTTGCTTTTGGGGCGGCCTTTTGCAGTCCCCTGCAGCGCGCCCGCCAGACCGTGGATCTGTTGCTTGCGGGGCGCTCGCCGGTCGTGGTCGAATACTGCGAATCGTTGATGGAAATTGACCTGCCGGGTTGGGAGGGGCTCAATCACGCCCAACTGGCCGAGCGCTTTCCTGAGGAGCACGCCCTCTGGCGCCGGGCACCCGAGAAGCTCGATTTGGGCGGCTTTGTGCCGCTTGCCGCTTTGTGGGAGCAGGCCCGTGACTTCTGGCGCATGCTGCTCGCGCGCCCTGCGACCGCAACGGTGCTGGTGGTGGCCCACAACGCGATCAACAAAGCCCTAATCTCGACCGCCCTCGGCCTGCCCCCGAGTGCCTACGCCCGCCTGCTGCAGTCGAACACCGGCATCAGCGTGCTCAATTTTGACGCCGCCGGTTACGCCCAGCTCGAATCGTTGAACCTGACCGCCCACACCGGTGCGGCTCTGCCCAAGTACAAGCAGGGCACCCGGCTGTTGCTGGTGCGCCACGGCGAGACCGAATGGAACCGGATGGAGCGCTTCCAGGGGCAGATCGACGTCCCCCTCAACGACCAGGGCCGCGCCCAGGCCGAGCAGGCAGCGACCTTTCTTAAAGAAATGCCCATTACCCGCGCCTTCAGCAGCCCGCTATTGCGGCCAAAGGCCACCGCCGAAGCCATTCTGCGCTTTCACCCGGAGGTGGCGCTCGAGTTCGTCCCGGCGCTGCAGGAAATCTGCCACGGCCAGTGGGAGGGCAAGTTCCGCGCGGAGATCGACCTGCTTTTTCCGGGTGAACTCGAGCGCTGGCAGCGCGAACCCCACAGCGTGCAGATGCCGGAGGGCGAAAATCTTACCCAGGTCTGGGAGCGCGCCACCGACGCTTGGAGCGGGATCGTCCGCGGGGTGGATAGCGGGGTGGTGCTGGTGGTGGCCCACGACGCCATCAACAAGGCGATCGTCGCAGCGGCGGTCGGGGCCGGTCCGGAGGATTTCTGGCGCTTCAAGCAGGGCAACGGTTCGGTGACGGTGATCGACTACCCGGACGGTCCCGAGGGTCGCCCCCAATTGAGTGCCGTCAATATCACCTCCCACCTGGGCGGAGTGTTCGACTGCACCGCCGCCGGAGCGCTCTAG
- a CDS encoding DUF29 family protein, producing the protein MENPSLQPYLEEVLPKAYRRGLNLAVQETNLSYKVFPVVCPYSLEQMLSNELLSIENG; encoded by the coding sequence ATGGAGAACCCCAGTTTGCAGCCCTATCTCGAAGAAGTCCTGCCCAAAGCCTACCGCAGGGGTTTGAACCTGGCCGTGCAGGAAACGAACTTGTCCTATAAAGTATTTCCGGTTGTCTGCCCTTATAGCCTGGAACAGATGCTGAGCAACGAGCTTCTTTCCATCGAGAACGGGTAA
- a CDS encoding GDP-mannose 4,6-dehydratase: MRVLITGIGGQDGFYLSLALLRRGHRVFGIHRRDPPGEPLATLLPAGGDLQLLTGDVTDRAFLRRVVGEAAPEQIYNLAAQSRVGQSFAMAERTFEVNALAPLYLLEIIRELNPRIRFFQACSAEVFGECPRAPQDESTPFAPVSPYAIAKASAYWLVNSYRRSSGLFACNAILYNHESPLRDESFLSGKVVRSLARILVGQQQTLALGNLEARRDWGFAGDYVEAMVAMMAQAEPDDYVIASGEGHSVGEFVEEAFGYARLDWRKHVVIDEQLLRASEAHVLLGNAGRARARLGWQPRLGFQALVRLMVDSAIEQVKAATLSAAASREH; encoded by the coding sequence GTGCGCGTCTTGATCACGGGAATCGGCGGGCAGGACGGGTTTTACTTGAGCCTGGCGCTGTTGCGCCGGGGCCACCGTGTCTTTGGGATTCACCGCCGGGATCCGCCGGGTGAGCCGCTGGCAACGCTGCTGCCCGCCGGTGGGGATTTGCAGCTACTAACAGGCGATGTCACCGACCGCGCTTTTTTGCGGCGGGTGGTGGGCGAAGCGGCACCCGAGCAGATCTACAACCTGGCGGCCCAGAGCCGCGTGGGCCAGAGTTTTGCGATGGCCGAGCGCACCTTCGAGGTCAATGCCCTGGCGCCGCTGTACCTGCTTGAAATCATCCGCGAACTCAATCCGCGCATTCGCTTTTTCCAGGCCTGCTCCGCTGAGGTGTTCGGCGAATGCCCCCGAGCGCCCCAGGACGAATCGACGCCTTTTGCGCCGGTGAGCCCCTACGCCATTGCCAAAGCGAGCGCCTACTGGCTGGTGAACAGTTACCGGCGCTCCAGCGGTCTGTTTGCCTGCAACGCCATTCTCTACAACCACGAGTCGCCCCTGCGCGACGAGAGTTTTTTGTCGGGCAAAGTCGTGCGCTCCCTGGCCCGCATTCTGGTGGGCCAGCAGCAGACGCTGGCGCTGGGCAACCTCGAAGCGCGGCGCGATTGGGGCTTCGCGGGTGATTACGTCGAGGCGATGGTAGCGATGATGGCCCAGGCGGAGCCGGACGATTATGTGATTGCCTCGGGTGAGGGGCACAGCGTCGGAGAATTCGTCGAGGAAGCCTTTGGCTACGCCCGTCTCGATTGGCGAAAACACGTCGTTATCGACGAGCAGCTGTTGCGGGCGAGCGAGGCGCACGTGCTGTTGGGCAACGCCGGGCGCGCCCGGGCGCGGCTCGGATGGCAGCCGCGCCTGGGATTTCAAGCGCTGGTGCGATTGATGGTAGACTCGGCCATTGAACAGGTGAAGGCCGCCACCTTGAGTGCCGCCGCTTCCAGAGAACACTGA
- the hisB gene encoding imidazoleglycerol-phosphate dehydratase HisB: MEPRIASTVRTTRETDIQIRLDLDGTGRVQAETGVPFLDHMLAQIATHGLIDIDVSAQGDLHIDDHHTNEDVGIAFGQCLAKALGDKRGISRFGHFAAPLDEALVQVVLDLSGRPHLSYGLEIPTQRVGSYDTQLVREFYQAVVNNSSMTLHLRQWAGINSHHIIEASFKAFARALRLAVEIDPRRAGSLPSSKGAL; encoded by the coding sequence ATGGAACCACGCATTGCTTCGACAGTACGCACGACGCGCGAAACCGACATCCAGATTCGCCTCGACCTCGACGGCACCGGCCGGGTCCAGGCTGAGACGGGTGTCCCTTTTCTCGACCACATGCTCGCCCAGATTGCCACCCATGGCCTGATCGACATCGACGTGAGCGCCCAGGGCGACTTGCACATCGACGATCACCACACCAATGAGGATGTCGGCATCGCCTTCGGGCAATGCCTGGCCAAGGCCCTGGGCGACAAGCGGGGTATCTCGCGCTTCGGGCATTTTGCCGCCCCCCTCGACGAAGCGCTCGTGCAGGTGGTGCTTGATCTTTCCGGTCGCCCGCACCTGAGCTACGGCCTGGAGATCCCCACCCAGCGCGTCGGCAGCTACGACACCCAACTGGTGCGCGAGTTTTACCAGGCGGTGGTCAACAACAGCTCTATGACCCTGCACCTGCGCCAGTGGGCCGGGATCAACTCCCACCACATCATCGAGGCGTCTTTCAAGGCGTTTGCCCGCGCTTTGCGCTTGGCGGTCGAGATCGATCCCCGCCGCGCCGGCAGCCTACCCAGCAGCAAGGGGGCGCTCTAG
- the panB gene encoding 3-methyl-2-oxobutanoate hydroxymethyltransferase produces the protein MGLSIHSLRKLKERAQPIVALTATEYAMARILDQAGVDLLLVGDSLSMVALGHTSTLPVTVDELLHHCRAVRRGVERALLVADLPFGSYEQSPQQAFSTATRFLKEAGVQAVKLEGGYPRMTETVAFLTESGIPVLGHLGLTPQAVHQLGGYRVQGKTAQAAERLIDQALALEGAGAFALVLEHIPYDLAGEISGKLVIPTVGIGAGPHCNGQILVTHDLLGLTENPPPFVNPYADLRALISKAVGRYSADVRAHGSREE, from the coding sequence ATGGGGTTATCCATCCACAGTCTCAGAAAGCTCAAAGAGCGCGCCCAACCGATTGTCGCCCTTACCGCCACCGAGTACGCGATGGCCCGCATTCTCGATCAAGCGGGGGTCGATCTGCTGCTGGTGGGCGACTCGCTTTCGATGGTCGCCCTGGGCCATACGAGCACCCTGCCGGTGACAGTGGACGAGTTGTTGCACCACTGCCGGGCAGTGCGCCGGGGGGTCGAGCGCGCTTTGCTGGTAGCCGATTTGCCCTTCGGTTCCTACGAGCAGAGCCCCCAGCAAGCTTTTTCCACCGCGACCCGATTTCTCAAAGAAGCGGGAGTGCAGGCGGTCAAGCTCGAAGGCGGTTACCCGCGCATGACCGAGACGGTCGCTTTTTTGACCGAAAGCGGCATCCCGGTGCTCGGGCATCTCGGCCTCACCCCCCAGGCGGTTCACCAGTTGGGGGGCTACCGCGTCCAGGGCAAGACCGCCCAGGCGGCCGAACGGCTCATCGATCAGGCTCTCGCCCTGGAGGGGGCGGGGGCGTTCGCGCTCGTGCTGGAGCACATTCCCTACGATCTGGCGGGGGAAATTAGCGGCAAACTGGTCATCCCGACTGTCGGCATCGGCGCCGGTCCGCACTGCAACGGCCAGATCCTCGTCACCCACGATCTATTGGGCCTTACTGAGAATCCGCCGCCTTTTGTAAATCCTTACGCCGACTTGCGCGCGCTTATCAGCAAAGCGGTCGGCCGCTACAGTGCGGATGTGCGCGCCCATGGCTCCCGTGAGGAGTGA
- a CDS encoding tetratricopeptide repeat protein: MGANATILSLRRNAKLAQTALGRYLPAGLALLLLALPATAQSLAERERNCTVQKRGLTAGRNRHLNACTNYGWTLHLAGREGEAIAVLAETARLVPNDEKPLNALGVIYLFTEAYPQAVAVNRQAIRLKADNEIAYYNLSLGLWELGRYEEAARAAREAARLDPRNPHPKVAVAIAEARAGRFELARQAYREAIGLDRRYRRPAYLEQLRRSDFSVRQVTAARAVLKSLGNSG, encoded by the coding sequence ATGGGTGCAAACGCAACCATACTATCTTTGCGGCGCAACGCAAAACTGGCCCAGACCGCTCTCGGCCGCTATCTGCCGGCCGGATTGGCGCTTTTGCTGTTGGCCCTGCCCGCCACCGCCCAGAGTCTGGCGGAGCGCGAGCGCAACTGCACCGTCCAGAAGCGCGGGCTCACCGCCGGGCGCAACCGTCATCTCAACGCCTGCACCAACTACGGCTGGACATTGCACCTGGCGGGCCGCGAGGGCGAGGCGATCGCGGTACTCGCCGAGACCGCCCGCCTGGTGCCCAACGACGAGAAACCCCTCAACGCCCTGGGCGTGATTTACCTGTTTACCGAAGCATATCCCCAGGCCGTGGCGGTCAATCGCCAGGCCATCCGGCTAAAAGCCGACAACGAAATCGCCTACTACAACCTCAGCCTCGGCCTCTGGGAACTGGGGCGCTACGAGGAGGCCGCCCGCGCCGCCCGCGAAGCCGCCCGCCTCGATCCGCGAAATCCCCATCCAAAAGTGGCCGTTGCCATCGCCGAGGCGCGGGCCGGCCGCTTCGAGCTCGCCCGGCAAGCCTACCGCGAAGCTATCGGCCTCGACCGCCGCTACCGTCGCCCCGCCTACCTTGAGCAGCTCAGGCGCTCGGACTTTAGCGTCCGGCAGGTGACAGCGGCCCGCGCCGTTCTCAAGTCCCTCGGCAATTCCGGTTAG
- the gmd gene encoding GDP-mannose 4,6-dehydratase, producing the protein MSESKRALITGITGQDGSYLAEYLLGCGYEVHGLLRRSSTLNVGRVSHLQERIQLHYSDLTDSMSLQRVLQLCEPHEVYNLAAQSHVKVSFDQPIYTGDATALGVTRLLEAVRMIVPEARFYQASSSEMFGKVREVPQTELTPFHPRSPYAVAKVYGYWATVNYREAHGLFACNGILFNHESPRRGEDFVTRKITCAVARIAAGKQRELVLGNTEARRDWGYAGDYVELMWRMLQQEKPDDYVVATNEQWSVQQFVERAFELVDLDWRQYVRTDPRYFRPAEVDELIGNPAKAREQLGWQPRVRFDGLVRLMLAADLVANGVMPEFDWPEVEDIGLYAAPGFKLLRPAR; encoded by the coding sequence ATGAGCGAATCCAAGCGCGCCTTGATCACTGGGATCACCGGTCAGGACGGATCTTACCTGGCTGAATATCTGCTTGGCTGCGGCTACGAAGTGCACGGTTTGCTGCGGCGCAGCAGCACCCTCAACGTCGGTCGGGTCTCGCACCTGCAGGAGCGCATCCAGTTGCACTATTCGGATTTGACCGATTCGATGAGTTTGCAGCGTGTTCTGCAGCTGTGCGAACCGCACGAAGTCTACAACCTGGCCGCCCAGTCGCACGTCAAAGTTTCCTTCGACCAGCCCATCTACACCGGCGATGCGACGGCTCTCGGGGTGACCAGACTACTGGAAGCTGTGCGGATGATCGTGCCGGAGGCGCGCTTCTACCAGGCGTCTTCCTCCGAGATGTTCGGCAAAGTGCGCGAGGTGCCCCAGACCGAATTGACCCCTTTCCATCCGCGCTCGCCCTACGCGGTGGCCAAAGTCTACGGCTATTGGGCGACGGTCAACTACCGCGAAGCCCACGGCCTGTTCGCCTGCAACGGCATCCTGTTCAACCACGAATCCCCAAGACGTGGAGAGGATTTTGTAACGCGCAAGATCACCTGTGCGGTGGCGCGCATTGCGGCGGGCAAGCAGCGCGAACTGGTGCTGGGCAATACCGAAGCGCGGCGCGACTGGGGCTACGCGGGGGATTACGTCGAATTGATGTGGCGGATGCTCCAGCAGGAGAAGCCCGACGACTACGTGGTGGCCACCAACGAACAGTGGAGCGTGCAGCAATTTGTCGAGCGCGCCTTCGAATTAGTGGACCTCGACTGGCGCCAGTACGTGCGCACCGACCCGCGCTACTTCCGCCCGGCGGAGGTGGACGAACTGATCGGCAACCCGGCTAAAGCCCGCGAGCAGCTCGGCTGGCAGCCGCGGGTGCGCTTTGACGGATTGGTACGGCTGATGCTCGCGGCGGACCTGGTGGCCAACGGGGTGATGCCCGAGTTCGACTGGCCCGAAGTCGAAGATATCGGTCTGTACGCCGCGCCGGGTTTCAAGCTGCTGCGCCCGGCCCGATAA
- a CDS encoding PLP-dependent cysteine synthase family protein has translation MVSTEIGPSALGSVQPPAETDLLQWVGNTPLLRLERVTAGLSPDVEVYGKAEWFNPGGSVKDRPALNMILEGERSGRLTREKIILDATSGNTGIAYAWIAARRGYRVKLALPLNASEERKRILKAYGVDLILTDPTLGSDGAIQEARRLYAADPERYFYPDQYSNNANWQAHYLTTGVEIYQQTGGRVTHFVAGLGTSGTCMGVGRRLKEFDPAVRVIAMQPDSPFHGLEGLKHMETAIVPAIYNPALPDRQVEVSTEEAQRTVKRLAREEGMLVGISAGGNVAAALRLARELDRGVVVTILCDSADKYLSERFWDDPNL, from the coding sequence GTGGTGAGCACCGAGATTGGCCCGAGCGCCCTGGGAAGCGTCCAGCCTCCCGCCGAGACGGACCTGCTGCAGTGGGTGGGCAACACGCCTTTGCTGCGCCTGGAGCGGGTGACGGCGGGGCTTTCCCCGGACGTCGAAGTGTACGGCAAGGCGGAGTGGTTCAACCCGGGCGGCTCCGTCAAAGATCGCCCGGCGCTCAATATGATTCTCGAAGGCGAGCGCAGCGGCCGGCTGACCCGCGAGAAAATTATTCTCGATGCCACCTCCGGCAACACCGGCATCGCCTACGCCTGGATCGCCGCGCGCCGGGGCTATCGCGTCAAACTGGCCCTGCCCCTGAACGCGAGCGAAGAGCGCAAGCGCATCCTCAAGGCCTACGGCGTCGATCTCATCCTCACCGATCCGACCCTCGGTTCCGACGGTGCCATCCAGGAGGCACGCCGGCTCTACGCAGCGGATCCCGAACGGTACTTCTATCCCGACCAGTACAGCAACAACGCCAACTGGCAGGCGCACTATCTGACGACGGGCGTCGAAATCTACCAGCAGACCGGTGGGCGGGTCACCCATTTTGTGGCGGGGCTCGGCACCTCGGGCACCTGCATGGGGGTGGGACGGCGCCTCAAGGAGTTCGACCCGGCCGTTCGGGTGATTGCCATGCAGCCCGACTCGCCCTTCCATGGGCTCGAAGGGCTCAAACACATGGAGACGGCGATCGTCCCGGCGATCTACAACCCTGCTTTGCCCGACCGGCAGGTCGAAGTGTCCACCGAGGAAGCCCAACGCACCGTCAAGCGCCTCGCCCGTGAGGAGGGCATGCTGGTGGGCATCTCCGCAGGGGGCAACGTGGCGGCGGCTTTACGCCTGGCGCGCGAACTCGACCGCGGCGTGGTGGTCACCATTTTGTGCGACAGTGCCGACAAGTACCTTTCGGAGCGCTTCTGGGACGACCCGAATCTATAA
- a CDS encoding BlaI/MecI/CopY family transcriptional regulator, with translation MPPLPDYRPERLSLGPLEAEIMEIVWKRGALAVKDVHDELLSDPDRELAYASVTTVLRRLVQKGWLSCDTSQRAFCFTPRISREQARTLTAHSRLQAFLSVGTPEVVAAFADSLDEASVEQLGAIAERIRQARGER, from the coding sequence ATGCCCCCACTACCGGATTACCGTCCTGAACGTCTTTCCCTCGGCCCGCTCGAAGCGGAAATTATGGAAATTGTTTGGAAGCGTGGAGCGCTCGCGGTCAAAGACGTGCACGACGAGCTGCTCAGCGATCCGGACCGCGAACTTGCTTACGCTTCGGTGACCACCGTACTGCGCCGTCTGGTCCAAAAAGGCTGGCTCAGCTGCGACACCAGCCAGCGGGCCTTTTGCTTTACCCCCCGGATCAGCCGCGAGCAGGCGCGCACCCTCACCGCCCACAGCCGTCTGCAGGCGTTTTTGTCGGTGGGCACACCGGAGGTGGTGGCGGCCTTCGCCGACAGCCTCGATGAAGCGAGCGTCGAACAACTGGGTGCCATCGCCGAGCGTATCCGCCAGGCGCGGGGGGAACGATGA
- a CDS encoding M56 family metallopeptidase has translation MIHLALVLLAVLVGGGLRGRPRRAGGWCWRWNAALVQLLVPGLLFATTAATILWMGTPGVASWRWDGVAAYWLSAAWWVYALAVGAGNSWSCARAIRAARALPVASVAGHRARLLDEGTPYIALVGFWQPQLVFTSGLVASMGGAQLGAVLAHEQAHRHYRDTFWFFWLGWTHRATAFLPHSEALWQELLALRELRADRHAARSVDGLLLAEALVALAGSCRLPAATAFAAAVYSRGERLSERVEALIAPKDERQAQRGGVWGWLPVGLLPLLTWPLHGLARHLCP, from the coding sequence ATGATCCATCTGGCTCTGGTGCTGTTGGCGGTACTGGTGGGCGGCGGGCTGCGGGGACGTCCCCGGCGGGCCGGGGGGTGGTGCTGGCGCTGGAATGCGGCCCTGGTGCAGTTGCTGGTGCCGGGTTTGCTGTTTGCCACCACCGCAGCGACCATCCTCTGGATGGGAACGCCGGGGGTGGCCTCCTGGCGTTGGGATGGGGTAGCGGCTTACTGGTTGAGCGCCGCCTGGTGGGTGTACGCCCTGGCGGTCGGTGCCGGGAACAGCTGGTCGTGCGCCCGCGCCATTCGCGCCGCTCGCGCGCTGCCCGTCGCTTCTGTGGCCGGCCATCGCGCCCGGCTGCTGGATGAAGGGACACCGTACATTGCCCTGGTGGGCTTCTGGCAGCCGCAACTGGTCTTCACCAGCGGCCTTGTCGCATCGATGGGTGGGGCGCAGCTTGGCGCGGTGCTGGCCCACGAGCAGGCCCATCGCCACTACCGCGACACGTTCTGGTTTTTCTGGCTGGGATGGACGCACCGGGCCACCGCCTTTTTGCCCCACTCCGAGGCGCTCTGGCAAGAATTGCTGGCCCTGCGCGAACTGCGCGCCGATCGCCATGCGGCCCGCAGCGTCGATGGTCTATTGCTCGCCGAAGCGCTCGTCGCCCTGGCGGGGTCCTGTCGGCTCCCCGCGGCCACGGCGTTTGCGGCGGCCGTCTACTCCAGAGGCGAACGGTTGAGCGAACGGGTCGAAGCCCTGATCGCCCCCAAGGACGAGCGGCAGGCGCAAAGAGGGGGGGTGTGGGGATGGCTGCCGGTGGGCTTGCTGCCCCTGCTCACCTGGCCCCTGCACGGCCTCGCCCGGCACCTGTGCCCCTGA
- a CDS encoding PrsW family glutamic-type intramembrane protease, with product MLSAALGRKGEKQVARDPRMVLNRRSKGFLKRVAVGDQPAAERHPLSESEAITLGRAANCEIVLDAGRYSGVSRNHAQVLPLPGSTGWQIYDLNSANGTFINGTRLEGSHILQPGDRILLGPNGPEFCFECECALAPPPEPLNVADSQTDTVSITQLLPITSTVSDLLERDFLIPGVSTVLFVVALFSSIGNALLFNSILALYLAGAGYFFVYRLCGKSKPWWVLIGAALATALLLASPLMAGFFVVFRQWLPGDTDAMLLRAAQGETVGFVEQLVTFFFGAGLLEELVKALPVLAAYLIGRRLSQPWRSRLGVLEPLDGILLGAACGVGFTLFETFSHYLPATVEQFTVQTGALGIGEATGLQLLIPRIIGNVSGHMAYSGYLGYFIGLGALKRTPARRWWIFLIGYLSAASIHALWNAAGVLGEPVLAIAGVLAFAFLMAAILKARKLSPTRPRETASAPGVGR from the coding sequence GTGCTATCCGCAGCCCTCGGGCGTAAAGGTGAAAAGCAGGTGGCCAGGGATCCGAGGATGGTGCTCAACCGGCGCAGCAAAGGATTTCTCAAGCGCGTGGCGGTAGGCGATCAGCCCGCCGCCGAGCGCCATCCCCTCTCCGAGTCCGAGGCGATCACCCTGGGCCGCGCCGCCAACTGCGAAATCGTCCTGGACGCGGGCCGCTACAGCGGTGTCTCGCGCAACCATGCCCAGGTGCTGCCCTTGCCGGGGAGCACGGGCTGGCAAATTTATGACCTCAATAGTGCCAACGGCACCTTCATCAACGGCACCCGCCTCGAAGGCAGCCACATCCTGCAGCCGGGCGACCGGATTTTGCTGGGTCCCAACGGACCGGAATTTTGCTTCGAGTGCGAGTGCGCCCTTGCCCCGCCGCCCGAGCCGCTCAACGTCGCCGATTCCCAGACCGACACCGTCAGTATCACGCAATTGTTGCCGATCACCTCGACGGTGAGCGACCTGCTCGAGCGGGACTTCTTGATTCCGGGGGTGAGTACGGTGCTGTTCGTGGTCGCCCTATTCAGCAGTATCGGCAACGCCCTGCTGTTCAACTCGATCCTGGCGCTGTACCTGGCGGGGGCGGGTTACTTTTTCGTCTACCGGCTGTGCGGCAAATCCAAACCCTGGTGGGTGCTCATCGGCGCTGCTCTGGCGACGGCTTTGTTGCTGGCCAGCCCCCTGATGGCCGGGTTTTTTGTGGTCTTTCGCCAGTGGTTGCCCGGCGACACCGACGCCATGCTTCTGCGCGCCGCCCAGGGGGAGACGGTGGGCTTCGTCGAGCAGCTGGTGACCTTCTTTTTTGGGGCGGGGTTGCTCGAAGAACTGGTCAAAGCCCTGCCGGTGCTCGCGGCCTACCTGATCGGCCGCCGCCTCAGCCAGCCCTGGCGCTCCCGCCTGGGCGTGCTTGAGCCGCTCGACGGCATCTTGCTGGGGGCCGCCTGCGGGGTCGGCTTCACCTTGTTTGAGACCTTTTCGCACTACCTGCCTGCCACAGTCGAGCAATTCACCGTGCAGACCGGGGCGCTCGGCATCGGCGAGGCCACCGGGCTGCAGCTATTGATTCCCCGGATCATCGGCAACGTCTCGGGCCACATGGCCTACAGCGGCTATCTGGGCTACTTCATCGGGCTGGGGGCCCTCAAGCGCACCCCCGCCCGGCGCTGGTGGATATTTTTGATCGGCTACTTGAGCGCCGCCTCCATCCACGCCCTCTGGAACGCCGCCGGCGTGCTGGGTGAACCGGTGCTGGCCATCGCCGGGGTGCTCGCCTTTGCCTTTTTGATGGCGGCCATTCTCAAAGCGCGCAAACTTTCTCCCACCCGTCCCCGCGAGACCGCCTCCGCCCCAGGTGTCGGCAGGTAA